The proteins below are encoded in one region of Neoasaia chiangmaiensis:
- the sdhD gene encoding succinate dehydrogenase, hydrophobic membrane anchor protein, whose amino-acid sequence MKARSDMRTPLARARGPGGLPEGAEHWTAERVSALLLGPLSLWAIAQILRLAGRDRDEILQWAGKLHNAAPLGVLIGLTARHMQLGLEVVATDYARGWRRVWLRLAIRFGCLMLAAYGGVSIMKILQTRTPDTTR is encoded by the coding sequence ATGAAGGCACGGTCGGACATGCGCACGCCCCTGGCGCGTGCCCGGGGGCCGGGCGGCCTGCCGGAAGGTGCGGAACACTGGACGGCGGAGCGCGTCTCGGCACTGTTGCTCGGGCCGCTATCCCTCTGGGCCATCGCGCAAATTCTGCGGCTGGCGGGACGTGACCGCGACGAAATCCTGCAATGGGCGGGCAAGCTGCACAACGCCGCACCGCTGGGCGTGCTGATCGGCCTGACGGCACGTCATATGCAACTGGGGCTGGAAGTCGTCGCGACCGATTACGCCCGCGGCTGGCGGCGCGTCTGGCTACGGCTGGCGATCCGCTTCGGCTGCCTGATGCTCGCGGCCTATGGCGGCGTCTCGATCATGAAAATCCTCCAGACGCGCACGCCGGATACGACACGATGA
- the sdhC gene encoding succinate dehydrogenase, cytochrome b556 subunit encodes MASDGREALYQGDNSAGQSIRRPMSPHLGIYRFRLSMVLSITNRMAGVFSALGTGLAVAWLGALAQGPKPFARAQKMAGHPLGQLVFAGWSVATLYHLVASVRHLIWDSGARFGKREIDADGVRALGATSALAGGLLGGFAILARRHRKGQTS; translated from the coding sequence ATGGCTTCCGATGGACGCGAAGCGCTCTATCAGGGCGACAATTCGGCGGGGCAATCCATCCGTCGTCCCATGTCGCCACATCTGGGCATCTATCGTTTCCGTCTTTCCATGGTCCTGTCGATCACCAACCGTATGGCCGGCGTTTTCTCGGCACTCGGGACCGGACTGGCCGTGGCCTGGCTCGGCGCGCTGGCGCAGGGCCCCAAACCATTCGCCCGCGCGCAGAAGATGGCCGGGCACCCACTGGGACAACTGGTTTTCGCAGGCTGGAGCGTCGCCACGCTCTATCATCTCGTCGCCAGCGTGCGCCATCTCATCTGGGATAGCGGCGCGCGGTTCGGGAAACGCGAGATCGATGCGGATGGCGTCCGCGCCCTTGGCGCGACATCGGCACTGGCGGGGGGCCTGCTTGGCGGTTTCGCCATCCTGGCGCGCCGCCATCGCAAGGGACAGACATCATGA
- a CDS encoding glycosyltransferase family 4 protein: protein MRIGFVIQHINALGGTERAACAVMNGLADSADIHLFEVHSRGPAAFGLDPRIRTVSLFDRHVSLLNQWPRLVRRLRDGILRERLDVLVVVESTHALYAVPAARRAGCRCVVWEHFNFRADLGKRKRGWGRWVAARWADDVVVLTHRDIALWEEGCQPRARMTCIPNMAPPISATPYRVEGREVLALGRLSKQKGFDRLLAAWARVEADPRGASWHLRIVGDGPDRAALQAQAASLHRATVTPAENNVAARLSTAGLLSASSRFEGLPMVLLEAAAFGVPAVAFDCETGPAEIVDDGRSGLLVPEGDVAALADALLGLMASDERRVAMADAARRQAAGFSRESVLPKWRSLLGIASG from the coding sequence ATGCGCATCGGCTTCGTCATTCAACACATCAACGCCCTCGGCGGTACGGAACGCGCCGCTTGCGCCGTAATGAACGGCCTTGCGGACAGCGCGGATATCCATCTGTTCGAGGTTCATTCACGCGGACCAGCTGCCTTTGGTCTCGACCCCCGCATTCGCACCGTTTCACTGTTCGATCGTCATGTGTCGTTGCTGAATCAATGGCCCCGCCTGGTGCGGCGGTTGCGTGACGGGATCCTGCGCGAGCGTCTCGATGTGCTGGTCGTGGTGGAATCCACGCATGCGCTCTACGCGGTTCCGGCCGCGCGCCGGGCCGGATGCCGGTGCGTGGTCTGGGAGCATTTCAACTTCCGTGCCGATCTGGGGAAACGGAAGCGTGGCTGGGGTCGCTGGGTCGCAGCGCGCTGGGCGGATGACGTCGTCGTCCTGACCCACCGCGACATCGCGTTATGGGAAGAGGGTTGTCAGCCGCGCGCGCGCATGACCTGCATTCCCAATATGGCGCCGCCGATATCCGCCACGCCTTATCGTGTAGAGGGGCGGGAGGTGCTGGCTTTGGGGCGACTTTCGAAGCAGAAGGGCTTCGATCGATTGCTGGCCGCGTGGGCGCGTGTGGAGGCCGACCCGCGCGGCGCATCGTGGCATCTGCGGATCGTGGGTGACGGGCCGGATCGGGCGGCGCTTCAGGCGCAGGCGGCGTCCCTGCATCGCGCGACAGTCACGCCGGCGGAAAACAACGTCGCGGCGCGGCTGTCGACGGCGGGTCTGCTGTCGGCCTCGTCGCGTTTTGAGGGATTGCCGATGGTGCTGCTCGAGGCGGCGGCTTTTGGCGTTCCGGCGGTCGCGTTCGATTGCGAAACGGGTCCCGCCGAGATCGTCGATGACGGGCGATCCGGTCTTCTCGTGCCGGAAGGCGATGTCGCGGCGTTGGCGGATGCGCTGTTGGGCCTGATGGCGTCGGATGAGCGCCGCGTCGCCATGGCCGATGCGGCGAGACGACAGGCGGCAGGTTTCAGCCGCGAGTCGGTTCTGCCGAAATGGCGTTCGCTGCTGGGTATCGCTTCGGGCTGA
- a CDS encoding LysR family transcriptional regulator — translation MTLEQLRIFVAVAEREHITHAAQALNLTPSSVSHAVATLESHLRIKLFSRIGRTIELTRAGRIFHVEAAAVLARAEAARDRLLDFTMLRTGTLHLHASQTIAAYWLPKRLNLFRAQYPDITLTISARNTAEVCAAIRDGIVGLGLIEGESTEPTLTCQTVAADRLLLAVSPRHPWANRTPAPHELDTSEWVLRETGSGTRSAFVQALHAIGVDAANLPIAMELPSNEAVASAVETGDAATVLSASVLAGRLEAGLLHHVPFPLPERPFQLIRHPERELSPVETAFLTIL, via the coding sequence ATGACGCTTGAACAACTGCGCATCTTCGTCGCCGTCGCCGAACGCGAACATATCACGCATGCAGCCCAGGCCCTGAACCTCACGCCGTCCAGTGTCAGCCACGCCGTGGCGACACTGGAAAGTCACCTCCGGATCAAGCTGTTCAGCCGTATCGGACGAACCATCGAACTGACCCGCGCGGGACGGATCTTTCACGTGGAAGCCGCCGCCGTTCTGGCGCGCGCGGAGGCCGCGCGGGATCGCCTTCTGGATTTCACCATGTTGCGCACCGGCACGCTGCACCTGCATGCCAGCCAGACGATCGCCGCCTACTGGCTTCCCAAACGACTCAACCTTTTCCGGGCGCAATATCCGGACATCACGCTGACAATCAGCGCCCGAAACACCGCCGAGGTCTGCGCGGCCATACGCGACGGTATCGTCGGACTCGGCCTGATCGAAGGCGAAAGCACCGAACCGACGCTGACCTGCCAGACCGTGGCGGCAGACAGACTGTTGCTGGCGGTGTCTCCGCGTCACCCCTGGGCCAATCGGACGCCCGCACCCCATGAACTCGACACGAGTGAATGGGTCCTGCGCGAAACGGGTTCCGGCACGCGCTCGGCATTCGTCCAGGCCCTGCACGCCATCGGCGTCGACGCCGCAAATCTGCCGATCGCCATGGAATTACCCTCGAACGAGGCCGTGGCAAGCGCCGTGGAAACCGGCGATGCGGCCACCGTTCTTTCCGCCTCCGTGCTGGCGGGACGACTGGAGGCCGGATTGCTGCATCATGTGCCATTCCCGTTGCCTGAGCGACCGTTTCAACTCATCCGTCATCCGGAACGCGAACTGAGCCCCGTTGAGACCGCTTTTCTGACCATCCTGTGA
- a CDS encoding FAD/NAD(P)-binding protein: MQDTVHEVPIAIIGCGASGTLLAWNLARRHGIRATVIDAARQPALGLAYATPCMSHLLNVRSSGMSAIDGEPDHFIDWLRRNIDPHSSPDDFAPRAIFGRYLSSLHNEAAPLHHHAEVLSCRADNGDYRLALSDGATLRARQVVLATGNFDPPPLPAVDPAAGRDGIYHHNAWDHAFYETVDPQAAIVLIGTGLTTVDVITRLRDAGHRGPLTALSRRGWFPTRHADTPLPKHDRPAVGSDALPTARAYLAAFRKTLKHGVALLPAIDSLRATSNDLWLRLPPTEQKRFRRHLQRRWDILRHRMAPSVADQIDAMRAAGRLRIVNGHVNRIAVHDGQACIVYRAGDRETTLLADHVVNCTGPDQNYRRVASPLFRDLMDCHLIAPGPLGNGLSCDAEGRLCDGMFAVGPARLGTLFESIAIPEIRAQTAALADRLARA, encoded by the coding sequence TTGCAGGATACAGTGCACGAAGTCCCCATCGCCATTATCGGCTGCGGTGCCAGCGGCACGCTGCTGGCATGGAATCTGGCCCGACGGCACGGCATTCGCGCGACAGTCATCGATGCCGCGCGCCAACCTGCCCTGGGGCTGGCCTACGCGACGCCCTGCATGTCCCATCTGCTCAATGTCCGTAGCAGCGGCATGAGTGCGATCGATGGCGAGCCGGACCACTTCATCGACTGGCTACGCAGGAATATCGATCCGCATTCATCTCCCGATGACTTCGCGCCACGCGCGATCTTCGGGCGCTACCTGTCGTCACTCCACAACGAAGCCGCACCCCTGCACCATCATGCCGAGGTTCTCTCCTGTCGGGCCGATAATGGTGACTACCGCCTCGCGCTTTCGGACGGCGCCACCCTGCGCGCGCGGCAGGTCGTTCTGGCAACGGGCAACTTCGATCCACCCCCGCTCCCGGCGGTCGATCCCGCCGCAGGACGCGACGGCATCTATCATCACAACGCCTGGGACCACGCCTTTTACGAGACTGTCGACCCTCAGGCCGCGATCGTTCTGATCGGCACAGGCCTGACGACGGTGGACGTCATCACGCGCCTGCGCGATGCCGGTCATCGCGGCCCCCTGACCGCCCTCTCCCGCCGGGGATGGTTCCCCACACGGCATGCGGACACGCCGCTTCCCAAACACGACCGCCCCGCGGTCGGGTCCGATGCACTGCCGACAGCGCGGGCCTATCTGGCCGCATTCCGAAAGACGTTGAAACATGGCGTCGCACTCCTGCCGGCCATCGACAGCCTTCGCGCCACCAGCAACGATCTATGGCTCAGACTGCCGCCGACCGAGCAAAAACGTTTCCGACGCCATCTGCAACGCCGCTGGGACATCCTCCGCCACCGTATGGCCCCGTCCGTCGCCGATCAGATCGACGCCATGCGCGCGGCCGGAAGGCTGCGTATCGTGAACGGTCATGTGAATCGCATTGCCGTTCACGATGGACAGGCGTGCATCGTCTATCGCGCGGGCGATCGGGAGACGACCCTGCTGGCCGACCATGTCGTGAACTGCACCGGGCCGGACCAGAATTATCGCCGTGTCGCGTCGCCTCTATTCCGCGACCTCATGGATTGCCACCTGATCGCGCCCGGTCCGTTGGGCAACGGGCTGTCCTGCGATGCGGAGGGGCGTCTGTGCGACGGAATGTTTGCCGTGGGACCGGCGCGGCTCGGCACGCTGTTCGAGTCCATCGCCATCCCGGAAATCCGCGCGCAGACTGCGGCGCTGGCTGACCGGCTCGCCCGCGCCTAG
- the pnuC gene encoding nicotinamide riboside transporter PnuC encodes MSSPEIAAAVLSALGVWLTARRWLVCWPVSLLASLLYGWVFMTARLYADMLLQAVFCAFLIYGWRHWNALPDIRPIEPPRRTAIRDILAGAVGALCWGLALAHWTDDPAPFTDAGLSAYSIVGQFWMARRYRACWLLWIIVDALYVWLFMTRALYPTAALYAGFIVLAADGWRAWRRRTI; translated from the coding sequence GTGTCGTCACCTGAAATCGCCGCCGCCGTCCTCAGCGCGCTCGGGGTCTGGCTGACGGCGCGGCGCTGGCTTGTCTGTTGGCCCGTTTCGTTGCTGGCATCCCTGCTGTACGGCTGGGTCTTCATGACCGCCCGGCTCTATGCCGATATGCTCCTGCAAGCGGTTTTCTGCGCTTTTCTGATCTATGGCTGGCGACACTGGAACGCCTTGCCTGACATCCGCCCCATCGAACCGCCACGACGGACGGCCATCCGGGACATCCTGGCAGGGGCCGTCGGTGCCTTGTGCTGGGGACTGGCGCTGGCGCATTGGACAGATGATCCAGCGCCATTCACCGATGCCGGCCTGAGCGCCTACAGCATCGTCGGCCAGTTCTGGATGGCACGACGCTATCGCGCCTGCTGGCTGCTCTGGATCATCGTCGATGCGCTATACGTCTGGCTGTTCATGACGCGCGCCCTTTATCCAACCGCCGCGCTGTATGCCGGTTTCATCGTGCTGGCCGCTGACGGTTGGCGCGCCTGGCGACGACGCACCATATAA
- a CDS encoding phosphotransferase enzyme family protein, whose amino-acid sequence MSASLGQFGVRGLEARRDWPPITIEEASHILRAFDEDTYDLAILQHGRRPFSATGLLALRGGRQVVLKRHDHRLRDAAALAEEHRFAAHLAKGGLPVATPLQTTNGLGVIAENNWTYEAFTPLPGLDRYGDVQSWSPFSTTADAHAAGAALARLHRASTGFDRPGRSARPLISSCRTITQPDLLAALSMWIPRQPGLTAALAQRPWQEDIARDIVPLHARLIPLLTEIVPLWGHGDWHGSNLIWDGDNPQVSGVFDFGMADRTCAAFDLAVAIERSMIAWLNPDHAAPVAYDDLTALIGGYGGVAPLRPAERALVTAFLPLVHVEFALTEVAYYAALLGDPASADVAYHTYLLGHAQWFASAQGKTLLRRLSAMLDTLCASP is encoded by the coding sequence ATGTCGGCTTCGCTGGGTCAGTTCGGCGTCAGGGGGCTGGAAGCCAGACGCGACTGGCCTCCCATAACAATTGAAGAGGCCAGCCATATTCTGCGTGCTTTCGACGAGGACACGTATGATCTCGCGATTCTGCAACACGGCCGCCGCCCCTTCTCCGCCACCGGCCTGCTAGCCCTGCGCGGCGGGCGGCAGGTCGTGCTCAAACGTCACGACCACCGACTTCGCGACGCAGCGGCCCTCGCCGAAGAACATCGCTTCGCCGCCCATCTGGCCAAGGGCGGTCTTCCTGTCGCCACGCCTCTGCAAACCACGAACGGGCTGGGCGTTATCGCCGAGAACAACTGGACCTATGAGGCGTTCACGCCCCTGCCCGGCCTTGATCGCTATGGCGACGTTCAATCCTGGTCCCCGTTTTCCACAACGGCCGATGCGCACGCGGCAGGCGCAGCTTTGGCCAGACTGCACCGTGCCAGCACCGGTTTCGACCGCCCCGGTCGTTCCGCCCGGCCGCTTATTTCCAGTTGCCGCACCATAACGCAGCCCGATCTGCTCGCCGCCCTGTCGATGTGGATACCGCGGCAACCTGGCCTTACGGCGGCCTTGGCGCAGCGTCCATGGCAAGAGGATATCGCGCGCGACATCGTGCCCCTGCATGCAAGGCTGATCCCTTTGCTAACCGAGATCGTGCCACTCTGGGGACATGGCGACTGGCACGGCTCGAATCTCATCTGGGACGGCGACAATCCTCAGGTGAGCGGGGTTTTCGACTTCGGCATGGCGGATCGCACCTGCGCTGCCTTTGACCTGGCCGTTGCGATCGAACGCAGCATGATCGCATGGCTCAATCCCGATCATGCCGCGCCCGTCGCTTATGACGATCTGACAGCGCTGATTGGCGGATATGGCGGTGTCGCACCGCTGCGTCCCGCCGAGCGCGCGCTTGTCACGGCATTCCTGCCACTCGTCCATGTCGAATTCGCGCTGACGGAGGTCGCGTATTACGCGGCATTACTGGGCGATCCTGCTTCCGCCGACGTCGCATACCACACTTACCTGCTCGGGCACGCACAATGGTTCGCCAGCGCGCAGGGAAAGACGCTGCTGAGGCGATTAAGCGCCATGCTGGACACTTTATGCGCATCCCCCTGA
- a CDS encoding TonB-dependent receptor, which produces MIRRHVHALLTALLGTTCLASPMARARDDTTPPKSEHITVRRTPDTAPGNQPGGGLIHPQQGVRSVSTVDRDFIDKQVPTASAYQLAAMLPGANVATSDPFGFSPATNITVRGLNNDAIGYILEGMPLNDVAYYSGYPSQFADSENYREIALAQGSADLDSPVLNAAGGLMNLSFLDPATKPGGYASVSYGSYDTNREFIRLETGEIGRSGIRGFVSYSHGASDNWRGPGRDTRQHVDFKFLKSWDDGNRASILGSWNSTITSYYPQVTQSDWKQYGLGGPNELAGRYNPNDAQGGTDYWRLWRAPERTLYVGAPVHLHLTKRLSWDITPYSQFAYGNVPGGSTLSETGLYNGTQPLPDNLNLPGAQDGVAVVRANYNQRSYRSGFTTALHYKLAWNDFILGYWYDYSDDNEQQPFTAVQDNGYAPDIWSEKRRATILLSDGRQLLGGSAHTVSQTNALFLGDHMSFWRERLSVDAGFKMVMLTRNGTNNVPGPQYRANANYAEPLPRLGARLRLDDANQIFFNATTNFRSPDDTAFFNTYDPSSGETEVTAATNTKPEYSISEEIGYRRTGRWIIGSLTLFNYNFTNRQISTLVSQNGALVQSTINGGGQTSRGVDVEIGTRPWHHITPYVSGEYLHATIDNDIAANGDLLPTKGKIAVRSPTLQGAAGLSYDDGHFFGVATIKYTGHQFATFMNDERVADHTTGDLGFGYRFTDVAHLHAPTMRMNFINITNQHYLSGVATPTMNAQDTIGQYGTTISGSAPSYYVGGGFAALFTASSGF; this is translated from the coding sequence ATGATACGCCGTCACGTTCATGCCCTGCTCACGGCCCTTCTGGGGACGACCTGCCTCGCATCGCCGATGGCACGGGCGCGGGATGACACCACCCCGCCCAAAAGCGAGCACATCACTGTCAGGCGAACGCCGGATACGGCACCCGGCAATCAGCCAGGCGGTGGGCTGATCCACCCCCAGCAGGGCGTCCGATCCGTCAGCACGGTAGACCGGGACTTCATCGATAAACAGGTCCCCACCGCCAGCGCCTACCAGCTCGCCGCCATGTTGCCGGGCGCGAATGTCGCGACGTCCGACCCGTTCGGCTTTTCGCCCGCCACCAACATTACCGTGCGCGGCCTGAACAACGATGCCATCGGTTACATACTGGAAGGCATGCCGCTGAACGATGTCGCCTATTACAGCGGCTATCCCAGCCAGTTTGCAGACAGCGAAAATTATCGGGAAATCGCGCTGGCCCAGGGCTCGGCGGATCTGGATAGCCCTGTTCTCAATGCCGCCGGCGGCCTGATGAACCTGTCGTTTCTCGACCCCGCGACCAAGCCCGGCGGCTACGCCAGCGTCTCTTACGGCTCCTACGACACCAATCGTGAGTTCATCCGACTGGAAACCGGCGAAATCGGCCGTTCCGGCATACGCGGGTTCGTCTCATATTCGCATGGCGCATCGGATAACTGGCGCGGACCGGGCCGGGACACACGCCAGCACGTGGATTTCAAGTTCCTCAAGTCCTGGGACGATGGTAACCGCGCCAGTATTCTGGGCTCGTGGAACAGCACCATCACCAGCTACTATCCGCAGGTTACGCAATCGGACTGGAAGCAGTACGGACTCGGCGGTCCCAATGAACTGGCGGGGCGCTACAATCCGAACGACGCTCAGGGCGGAACGGATTACTGGCGCCTGTGGCGCGCGCCGGAACGCACGCTCTATGTCGGCGCCCCCGTGCATCTGCATCTGACGAAGCGCCTGTCGTGGGACATTACGCCCTATAGCCAGTTCGCCTACGGCAACGTTCCCGGCGGCTCGACCCTGTCCGAAACCGGCCTCTATAACGGCACGCAGCCACTTCCGGACAATCTGAACCTGCCGGGCGCTCAGGATGGCGTGGCCGTGGTGCGGGCGAACTACAACCAGCGCAGCTATCGTTCCGGCTTCACGACCGCATTGCATTATAAGCTGGCGTGGAACGATTTCATCCTGGGCTACTGGTACGATTATTCCGACGACAACGAACAGCAGCCTTTCACAGCCGTGCAGGACAACGGATACGCGCCGGATATCTGGAGCGAAAAGCGCCGCGCGACGATCCTGCTCTCGGATGGCAGGCAACTCCTGGGGGGTAGCGCCCATACGGTCTCGCAGACCAATGCGCTCTTCCTGGGCGACCACATGTCCTTCTGGCGCGAAAGATTGTCCGTGGATGCCGGCTTCAAGATGGTGATGCTGACACGCAACGGCACAAACAACGTGCCGGGTCCGCAATACCGCGCGAATGCCAACTATGCCGAGCCACTGCCACGACTGGGCGCGCGCCTGCGTCTGGATGACGCCAATCAGATTTTTTTCAACGCGACGACGAATTTCCGCTCTCCGGACGATACGGCATTTTTCAACACCTACGATCCCTCCTCGGGCGAAACGGAGGTCACGGCAGCGACCAATACCAAACCGGAATATTCCATCAGCGAGGAGATCGGCTATCGCCGCACCGGACGGTGGATCATCGGCAGCCTGACGCTCTTCAATTATAATTTCACCAATCGTCAGATTTCCACGCTGGTATCGCAGAACGGCGCATTGGTACAGTCCACCATCAATGGCGGCGGCCAGACCTCGCGTGGCGTGGATGTGGAGATCGGCACGCGGCCCTGGCACCACATCACACCTTATGTCTCCGGCGAATACCTGCACGCGACAATCGACAACGACATCGCCGCGAACGGCGACCTGCTGCCGACGAAGGGGAAGATCGCCGTACGCAGCCCCACACTTCAGGGCGCCGCCGGGCTGAGCTATGACGATGGGCATTTCTTCGGCGTGGCCACCATCAAGTATACGGGCCATCAATTCGCAACGTTCATGAACGACGAACGCGTCGCCGACCACACAACCGGCGATCTGGGTTTCGGCTATCGTTTTACGGACGTCGCCCATCTGCATGCGCCGACGATGCGGATGAACTTCATCAACATCACCAACCAGCACTACCTCTCCGGCGTGGCCACGCCGACCATGAACGCACAGGATACGATCGGGCAGTACGGCACGACCATTTCGGGCAGCGCCCCCAGCTATTACGTCGGCGGGGGCTTCGCCGCCCTTTTCACCGCATCCAGCGGGTTCTGA
- a CDS encoding TonB-dependent receptor plug domain-containing protein, with protein MLAGSFLGAIPFVAVAQTTSAPDQTSHRHTKRIPPTTPQQPGMTAPGAGEAIVVTGTRELGKKARDSISPIDVVSARQITATGQPTLRDALSLMLPSLTIQAAGYDTGALTDTIALRGLNPNETLVLVDGKRRHTTGNIYADPGPQQGATAVDIDMLPMSMIDHIEVLRDGAAAQYGSDAVAGVVNIILKKQSHGLNLRSNSGITSQGDGYQQGVYLDGGTSLGGGRGYLHIGGDFVHVDHAERSGPDPRTGGYDNKVLSQPEQTREAVAVKFGYDITDNVQAYATATYAHRHAEAYQNYRLASSLKNYPGYAAIYPWGYSPLETINENDYELTAGFKGTLAGWHWDLSSVWGRDYNAINTVNSINASVYTATGRTPTNFAAQGYSSTQWTNSLDLSRNFHTSFWPYGINVAGGASYRYEAYSIGTGSPDSYYGSGADALAGTNPGNAGNFNRDVIAGYLDIATHLTKHWQVDLAGRAEHYTDVGSTQTGKVSTRYDFGPRFAIRGGFSNGFHAPTLAQEHYSALAISPTAARGLIAVNSPGALANGASPLKPEHSTSAEGGIVVEPIRKLHVTADVYQIDLRDRILPGGNVYNPQAYQALVADGFSLPAGAATWTPGQLSTHWFANVATTRTQGLDLTATYPTDFGQFGHADWDVSLNLNRTRLRHQGTDSTGQSLLNVQSIAYLTTEYPRSKIIFGGTWHSPENRWAVAVHEIRYGQATSNLSYYYGPNAFSTTNYLQFQNQPKWTTNASVTYNVNKHWSATIGGNNIFAAYPSRVPYDNRYLGAPQYYFSASQLGINGGYYYLDVSARF; from the coding sequence TTGCTGGCGGGCTCATTTCTCGGCGCCATTCCTTTCGTCGCCGTCGCACAAACGACGTCAGCGCCGGACCAGACCAGCCACCGCCACACAAAGCGCATTCCGCCGACCACACCCCAACAGCCGGGCATGACCGCCCCCGGCGCAGGCGAAGCCATCGTCGTGACCGGCACGCGCGAACTGGGCAAGAAAGCGCGCGATTCCATTTCCCCGATCGACGTCGTTTCCGCACGGCAGATCACGGCGACCGGCCAGCCGACATTGCGCGATGCGCTGTCGCTCATGCTGCCGTCGCTGACCATTCAGGCCGCCGGCTACGACACCGGCGCCCTGACCGACACCATCGCCCTGCGCGGCCTGAACCCGAACGAAACGCTGGTTCTCGTGGATGGCAAACGGCGTCATACGACCGGCAACATCTACGCCGATCCCGGCCCTCAGCAAGGTGCCACGGCCGTCGATATCGACATGCTACCCATGTCGATGATCGACCACATTGAAGTGCTGCGCGACGGCGCCGCGGCGCAGTACGGCTCCGACGCCGTGGCGGGCGTGGTCAACATCATCCTGAAAAAGCAATCCCACGGCCTCAACCTGCGCTCCAACAGCGGCATCACCAGCCAGGGCGACGGCTATCAGCAGGGCGTGTATCTGGACGGCGGCACCAGTCTCGGCGGTGGCCGCGGCTACCTCCATATCGGCGGCGATTTCGTGCATGTGGACCACGCCGAGCGGTCCGGCCCCGATCCCCGCACCGGCGGCTATGACAACAAGGTTCTCAGCCAGCCGGAACAGACGCGCGAAGCCGTCGCCGTCAAGTTCGGCTACGACATCACGGACAACGTGCAGGCCTATGCCACGGCAACTTACGCGCATCGCCATGCGGAGGCCTATCAGAACTACCGCCTCGCCTCGTCGCTGAAGAATTACCCCGGCTATGCGGCCATCTATCCATGGGGATATTCTCCGCTCGAGACAATCAACGAGAACGATTACGAACTGACGGCCGGGTTCAAGGGCACCCTGGCCGGCTGGCACTGGGATCTCTCCTCCGTCTGGGGGCGCGATTACAACGCCATCAATACCGTCAATTCCATCAATGCCTCGGTCTATACCGCCACCGGTCGCACGCCGACGAACTTCGCGGCGCAGGGCTACAGCAGCACGCAATGGACCAACAGCCTGGATCTGAGCCGCAATTTCCATACGTCCTTCTGGCCGTATGGCATCAACGTCGCAGGCGGCGCATCCTACCGCTACGAGGCCTACTCGATCGGCACCGGCTCGCCGGACAGCTACTACGGCAGCGGCGCGGACGCCCTGGCGGGCACCAACCCCGGCAACGCGGGCAACTTCAACCGCGACGTGATTGCCGGTTATCTCGACATCGCCACTCATCTGACGAAGCACTGGCAGGTCGATCTCGCCGGGCGTGCGGAACACTATACGGATGTCGGCAGCACGCAGACCGGCAAGGTCTCGACGCGTTACGATTTTGGCCCGCGTTTCGCCATTCGCGGCGGCTTCAGCAACGGTTTCCATGCGCCGACCCTGGCGCAGGAGCATTATTCGGCACTCGCCATTTCGCCGACGGCGGCGCGCGGCCTGATCGCCGTCAACTCACCCGGTGCGCTCGCCAATGGCGCCTCCCCCCTGAAGCCCGAGCACAGCACGAGCGCGGAGGGCGGCATCGTCGTGGAGCCGATCCGCAAGCTGCACGTCACGGCGGATGTCTATCAGATCGACCTGCGCGACCGCATTCTGCCCGGCGGCAACGTCTACAATCCGCAAGCCTATCAGGCCCTGGTCGCGGACGGCTTCTCCCTGCCCGCCGGCGCCGCCACATGGACGCCGGGACAGCTCTCCACGCACTGGTTCGCCAACGTGGCGACGACACGCACGCAGGGTCTCGACCTGACAGCCACCTATCCTACGGATTTCGGCCAGTTCGGGCATGCGGACTGGGACGTATCGCTCAACCTCAACCGCACGCGCCTGCGCCATCAGGGCACGGACTCAACCGGACAGTCGCTCCTGAACGTGCAGTCGATCGCCTACCTGACGACCGAATATCCGCGCAGCAAGATCATCTTCGGTGGCACGTGGCATTCGCCTGAAAACCGCTGGGCCGTCGCGGTGCATGAAATCCGCTACGGCCAGGCAACGTCGAACCTGAGCTATTATTACGGACCCAACGCGTTCTCGACCACGAACTACCTGCAATTCCAGAACCAGCCGAAATGGACCACCAACGCGTCCGTCACCTACAACGTCAACAAGCACTGGAGCGCCACGATCGGCGGCAACAACATCTTCGCCGCCTATCCGTCACGCGTGCCTTACGACAACCGCTACCTCGGCGCGCCGCAATACTATTTCAGCGCATCGCAACTGGGCATCAACGGCGGGTATTATTACCTGGATGTGTCGGCGCGCTTCTGA